DNA sequence from the archaeon BMS3Bbin15 genome:
AAGGCACAGGTGCGTGCCGGAGGGAGAGGTAAAGCAGGCGGCGTCAAGTTTGCTTCATCACCTGAAGAGGCAGAGAAAAGGGCAAAAGAGCTGCTAAATATGAAGATTAAAGGCTTAAAGGTCGAGAAACTTCTTGTGGAGGAGAAGCTGAATATAAAAAAGGAACTTTATGCAGGAATTACAATAGATAGGACCGTTGGAAAAGCGGTTTTCATGGTTAGCAGCGAAGGTGGAATTGATATTGAGGATGTGGCAAGGTTAAGTCCCGAGAGGATTTTTTCAAAACATATCGAGCCTTTCGTTGGTTTATATCCCTATGCTGCAAGAGAGCTTGCCTCAAAGCTTGGGCTGGAAATAGATGAATTTAAGAGCATAAGTGATCTATTTTTGAATCTCTACAGGGTTTTTGAGAAGACAGATGCTCATCTGGCTGAAATAAACCCTGTAGTAGTTGCAGAAGAGGGTATTTATGCAGCCGATGCCAAACTTGTTATAGATGACGATGCCCTCTTCAGACAGGATTTTGACAGGAGTAAAGATATGCCCTATGTTGAACTTTCAGGAAATATTGGATGTATCGTTAACGGCGCCGGGTTGGCAATGGCCACCATGGACACAATAAAATATCTCGGTGGTGAGCCTGCCAATTTCCTTGATATTGGAGGTGGAGCAAGCAGCAATACAATGAAGAAGGCTCTTGAGAAAGTCTCTTCCCATCCAAAAGTCAGAGTTATTTTTGTGAATATTCTTGGTGGGATAACAAGATGTGATGAGGTGGCAAGAGGTATTCTTGAGGTTTCAGGAATAGAAAAACCCCTTGTTGTCAGGCTTAGAGGTACAAGGGCGGAGGAAGGCTCTGCTATGCTCAGGGAGAAGGGTTATAATGTTGAGAGAGATATGATTAAAGCAGCAAAGCTTGCTATAGGCATGGCTGAGGAGAGAGAAGATTGAGCATATTAATAAATAAAAATACAGGAGTTATCGTTCAGGGAATTACAGGTTCCCAGGGCAGCTTTCATACAAAGCTCATGCTGGATTATGGCACAGAGGTGGTGGCAGGAGTCACTCCAGGAAGGGGTGGTAGAGATGTGCATGGCGTTAGAGTTTATAACACAGTTGCTGAGGCTATCGAGGTAAGCGATGCTGAGGCAAGTGTTATATTTGTGCCTGCTCCCTTTGCTCTTGACGCTGCTCTCGAGGCTATTGAACACCTGAAGCTTGTGGCTATCATAACAGAAGGCATACCTGTGCACGATGCACTAAAAATTAAAGCTTATGCTAAAGCCGAAGGTGTCAGAGTAATCGGCCCCAATACTGCTGGAATTATTGTACCGGGTAAGAGCAAGCTTGGAATAATGCCTGCCGAAGTTTTTATTCCAGGTAAAGTCGGTATAATATCAAGAAGTGGAACTCTTGCCTATGAGATTGCTCTCACTCTGACTGAAGCTGGACTTGGCCAGAGTGCTCTTGTTGGCATAGGCGGTGACCCTGTTGTGGGAACTGATTTTATCGATATTCTTAAACTCTATGAGGCAGACCCTGAAACTGAGGCGGTTGTGTTGATAGGTGAAATCGGTGGTGATGCTGAGGAGAGAGCCTCGGAGTATATAAAAAATATGAGCAAGCCTGTTGTAGGTTATATAGCGGGAGTTACTGCACCCGAAGGAAAAAGGATGGGCCATGCCGGAGCAATAATTTCCCATGGTAAGGGAACAGCTAAGAGCAAAATTGAAGCATTGGAAAAAGCAGGTGCAGAGGTGGCAGGAATTCCCCAGAAGATACCAGAACTTGTAAAGAAGGTATTACCTTAGCCTTGAAGGCTGGTAGCGCCACTCTTTATAGCTTTTTATCGCTGATGTAAAGAAGGCGTAAATGAGGTATAAGCCCAGGATAATCTGAATAGCTACAAGGTAGGAGTATAGCTTCTCATGAGTATAGATGGCTCCATAGATTAAAGCAAGGGCAGCAAGCACTATAAGAAAAATATTTATCAGATGGCTTCTTAGCATGGTATGTTTTCTGCCTTTTCATATATATTAAGGTAACTGTTTATTGCATTGCTTTTTGCATTTGCTTTTTGCATTAAATTTATAGTGCTAATGAACTAATACCTGATACCTGATACCTGATAGGTGTTATGGCAAATAGTTGCCTTATCATATAAACATATAACACCTATTAGTTTCTTATGTAAAATGCAAACAATATTGAATCATGAAAATTTAAATGAGTTTAACTTAAACTCACTTAAACTCAGTCCCAGAGGGTCACTTTATAACATCTGTGATTTCACTTCACTTAAACTAAAAGTATACAAATCTATGATATATTCAATGGGGGTGTATAAACATGATGACAACTGTATCTGAGTTTTATAACTATAAAGCGATGCTAAAAAGTCAACTCTCTCTTCTGGATAAAGAGAAAGGATTAGACAAAAACAAAGCTTATGTCAGAGAATTCATAGATGAAAAACTTTTTGGCTCAGATTCAGAGGTAGAAATAAGCGAAGGTAGAGCTGCAGTGATAGTTTTCCAACTTCGGTTTGCTGTGAAAAATCTTCGCAAGAGTTTCTATGAGTGTGAAGAGAGAGACTTTAAGGAGTTGGTAAGAACACTTCGTAGAAGTGGAAGAACCAATGATTCTGTGGTTGATTTTGTGGTTATCCTCAAACAACTTATGCAGTTCACAAGAACTGTCTATGGATACCCAGAAGGGCACACACACAGTAATACACCTCCTTATTTATTGACTCTTTTGAAATATCCTCCTGAAGTAGCAAAAATACACGTTAAAAGAGACTCTCTCAGAGAAAGGGTGGCTAAAAATATTAAAAAACTTCCTGCCAGTGATACTTTACCATGGGATCTGGTTGATTTTACAACGAATAAAAGGGACGCATGTTTACTGGCAATGCTGGCAGAAAATGGAAACCGTATAGGTGGGCTTGCCACATTGAAAATTTCAGACATTATAATCTCTGATGATATTGTAGAAGTTTATATCGATGACAAGACTCTCGCTGGAGAAATTGTCGTATTCTACCAGGCTAAGCCATATATAGAGGCATGGCTCAAGGTGCATCCTTTCAGAGATAATCAAAATGCCCACGTGTTTGTACCCCTCAACGGTAGGAAGTTATCTATTATGTCACCAAGTGCCTT
Encoded proteins:
- a CDS encoding site-specific tyrosine recombinase XerS; protein product: MMTTVSEFYNYKAMLKSQLSLLDKEKGLDKNKAYVREFIDEKLFGSDSEVEISEGRAAVIVFQLRFAVKNLRKSFYECEERDFKELVRTLRRSGRTNDSVVDFVVILKQLMQFTRTVYGYPEGHTHSNTPPYLLTLLKYPPEVAKIHVKRDSLRERVAKNIKKLPASDTLPWDLVDFTTNKRDACLLAMLAENGNRIGGLATLKISDIIISDDIVEVYIDDKTLAGEIVVFYQAKPYIEAWLKVHPFRDNQNAHVFVPLNGRKLSIMSPSAFKHIIQRVSRKYNHYAEQQNLPLVHVTSRTFRNISTRRDVKAKVPASIIKRQRGWSPTSTMPELYAAISTVDVKDYIKKENQANTEKKANTCSRCRRTNPEGKNFCIHCGEPLNSVAKEMQGNVEKLIMTVLEDDNLRELVFEKLMEKEKEVEK
- the sucD gene encoding succinyl-CoA ligase [ADP-forming] subunit alpha: MSILINKNTGVIVQGITGSQGSFHTKLMLDYGTEVVAGVTPGRGGRDVHGVRVYNTVAEAIEVSDAEASVIFVPAPFALDAALEAIEHLKLVAIITEGIPVHDALKIKAYAKAEGVRVIGPNTAGIIVPGKSKLGIMPAEVFIPGKVGIISRSGTLAYEIALTLTEAGLGQSALVGIGGDPVVGTDFIDILKLYEADPETEAVVLIGEIGGDAEERASEYIKNMSKPVVGYIAGVTAPEGKRMGHAGAIISHGKGTAKSKIEALEKAGAEVAGIPQKIPELVKKVLP
- the sucC gene encoding succinyl-CoA ligase [ADP-forming] subunit beta → MDLLEYQSKKIFSNTGIPVPRGEVSENPEEASNVAEKLGEVVLKAQVRAGGRGKAGGVKFASSPEEAEKRAKELLNMKIKGLKVEKLLVEEKLNIKKELYAGITIDRTVGKAVFMVSSEGGIDIEDVARLSPERIFSKHIEPFVGLYPYAARELASKLGLEIDEFKSISDLFLNLYRVFEKTDAHLAEINPVVVAEEGIYAADAKLVIDDDALFRQDFDRSKDMPYVELSGNIGCIVNGAGLAMATMDTIKYLGGEPANFLDIGGGASSNTMKKALEKVSSHPKVRVIFVNILGGITRCDEVARGILEVSGIEKPLVVRLRGTRAEEGSAMLREKGYNVERDMIKAAKLAIGMAEERED